Proteins from one Hemiscyllium ocellatum isolate sHemOce1 chromosome 8, sHemOce1.pat.X.cur, whole genome shotgun sequence genomic window:
- the fam177a1 gene encoding protein FAM177A1, producing the protein MAEKLPGLGLYLSPGNMLLAGGNTDAEKLQANGKSFENVELGDVNMKKQKLPRRIIHFASGETMEEYSTDEEDQEDEKKDLLPMIDTSTLPWGPFLWFYMLRFATGTLSVCDFLGEKLASLFGINAPKYQYAIDEYYRIKKEEEEEEEENKMSEEAEKNYQEQMEQQQEMVSAHDGLPVVNASFVNVSFEMESDPTIITETKQKSDPIPT; encoded by the exons ATGGCGGAGAAGTTACCGGGTCTCGGCCTCTACCTTAGTCCCGGCAATATGCTGCTGGCCGGCGGTAACACGGACGCAGAGAAG TTGCAGGCAAATGGAAAATCATTTGAAAATGTAGAACTTGGGGACGTGAATATGAAAAAGCAAAAGCTTCCTCGAAGGATCATTCACTTTGCTAGTGGCGAAACTATGGAGGAGTACAGCACGGATGAGGAGGACCAGGAAGATGAAAAGAAAGACTTATTGCCTATGATTGATACT AGCACACTTCCTTGGGGTCCATTTCTGTGGTTTtacatgctaagatttgctacaGGTACACTGTCAG tttGTGACTTCTTGGGAGAAAAGTTAGCTTCACTTTTTGGTATAAATGCTCCAAAGTACCAATATGCTATTGACGAGTACTACAGGATAAAAAAGGAG gaggaggaggaagaggaagaaaataaaatgtcAGAAGAAGCTGAAAAGAATTACCAAGAGCAAATGGAACAGCAGCAAGAGATGGTTAGTGCACATGATGGTCTGCCAGTAGTTAATGCATCATTTGTGAATGTCAGCTTTGAAATGGAAAGCGATCCTACCATTATAACAGAAACTAAACAAAAAAGTGATCCTATTCCAACCTAG